In a single window of the Raphanus sativus cultivar WK10039 chromosome 9, ASM80110v3, whole genome shotgun sequence genome:
- the LOC108824478 gene encoding uncharacterized protein LOC108824478: protein MKCDSVCQICGLEGESINHVLFSCTLACQVWAISGFPSPQGGFDDSSVWTNMSYLFATWRTKVEIQWLTNQFPWVLWYLWKNRNSLFFEGILYDGEQTCSKAKEEAQLWCLAQEIEQNGVMETHHRPSLDQEWRPPPDGVLKCNIGMRWAKRKKELGAAWVLRDSRGEVLLHSRHSFADVLTKDEAHFLSLAWAVESMLSHNCRSVYFYSEGSLSINAINRRRA, encoded by the coding sequence ATGAAATGTGACTCGGTTTGTCAGATATGTGGACTAGAAGGTGAGTCTATCAATCATGTCCTCTTCTCATGTACGTTGGCGTGCCAAGTATGGGCTATCTCAGGCTTTCCTTCTCCACAAGGTGGTTTTGATGACTCTTCAGTTTGGACAAACATGAGTTATCTTTTTGCCACATGGAGGACTAAAGTAGAGATTCAATGGCTGACCAATCAGTTCCCTTGGGTACTGTGGTATCTATGGAAGAACAGGAACTCTCTGTTTTTTGAAGGGATCTTATATGATGGGGAGCAAACGTGCTCTAAAGCTAAGGAAGAAGCGCAGCTTTGGTGTCTTGCACAGGAGATAGAGCAAAACGGAGTAATGGAGACTCATCACAGACCTTCTCTTGATCAGGAATGGCGCCCACCACCGGATGGTGTCCTCAAATGCAATATAGGAATGAGGTGGGCGAAAAGGAAGAAGGAACTAGGTGCTGCGTGGGTGCTAAGAGACTCGAGAGGTGAGGTTTTGTTACACAGCCGGCATTCTTTTGCTGATGTGTTGACAAAAGATGAAGCCCACTTCTTGAGCTTAGCGTGGGCAGTGGAGAGTATGTTAAGCCACAACTGCAGAAGCGTTTACTTTTACTCTGAAGGTAGTTTGTCGATTAATGCTATTAACCGTCGTAGGGCTTAG
- the LOC130499780 gene encoding uncharacterized protein LOC130499780, which yields MSNAMDKAMMALSLGEEDALFEMPNLPQFRSSEKNARSMIGRILNPDCQKMSKLIHEMPRKWQKEGRVRGVALSQERFQFFFDKEQDLLDVLEKGVHTSNEWALAIERWVENPPPDFLQFINIWVQIRDISVNCYTEKAITALGERCLGEVKVVAFDPHRPQIHDYVRVLVRFDVSRPLRKTKVINLPEGGTATVRFNYERIQKRCYECQRLNHANEVCPLLVRQRKESAIERRQKVLKEKADAERILQSQDPLFGVLSEAQVGIDPQTGRRRISEEVLEEMRRYLLMATEEDHLVRIDRIQSSIAETEKDPMLQKTVLRLEAPPMFTKDIEKWKGRVFDFDLNEAAASQYHGKGGPGEGKLMASAFRAFRSEERADLVERVNVDQRLNTQDAHNWKMAKTWSGTTSDRAEPLKRCRSLGNKSNPMEHGFEFCSSLPSGISRKQTKPRRRPHIRKRQASKAKGSSALQDLYGSEGSGSGVGSKRKGQEAAVDTQLAGKMKEARVIPHEGSPRSQ from the coding sequence ATGTCGAACGCGATGGATAAAGCGATGATGGCTTTATCTTTAGGTGAGGAGGATGCTCTGTTTGAGATGCCCAATCTCCCCCAGTTTCGCTCTTCGGAGAAGAATGCTCGGAGCATGATTGGGCGAATTCTCAATCCAGATTGTCAGAAGATGTCAAAGCTAATTCATGAAATGCCCAGGAAGTGGCAGAAGGAAGGAAGGGTTCGAGGTGTGGCGTTATCGCAAGAGcgatttcaatttttcttcGACAAAGAACAGGATCTGCTCGATGTCTTAGAGAAGGGAGTTCATACTTCCAATGAATGGGCGCTAGCGATTGAACGGTGGGTAGAAAATCCGCCGCCGGATTTTCTGCAATTCATCAATATCTGGGTTCAGATACGAGATATCTCTGTGAATTGTTATACTGAGAAGGCGATTACAGCGCTAGGGGAAAGATGTCTCGGGGAAGTTAAAGTGGTGGCTTTCGATCCTCATAGACCTCAGATACATGACTATGTGAGAGTCTTGGTGAGGTTTGATGTATCTCGTCCTCTGCGGAAGACTAAGGTGATCAATCTGCCAGAAGGAGGAACTGCTACAGTTCGCTTTAACTATGAAAGAATTCAAAAACGGTGCTATGAATGTCAGAGATTGAACCATGCAAACGAGGTGTGTCCTCTACTTGTGAGACAGAGAAAAGAATCAGCAATAGAAAGAAGGCAGAAGGTTCTTAAGGAGAAAGCTGATGCGGAGAGAATTCTACAGTCTCAAGATCCTTTATTTGGTGTTCTCTCTGAAGCTCAAGTAGGGATTGACCCTCAGACAGGTAGGAGAAGGATATCGGAAGAAGTGTTGGAAGAAATGCGCAGGTATCTTTTGATGGCTACTGAGGAGGATCACTTGGTTCGAATTGATCGCATTCAATCATCAATTGCGGAGACAGAGAAGGATCCTATGCTCCAAAAAACGGTGCTGCGCTTAGAAGCTCCTCCAATGTTTACTAAGGACATTGAAAAATGGAAAGGTAGAGTTTTTGACTTTGATCTGAATGAAGCGGCGGCATCTCAGTATCATGGGAAAGGAGGTCCGGGAGAAGGGAAGCTAATGGCTTCAGCCTTTAGAGCCTTCAGAAGCGAGGAGCGAGCTGACCTTGTGGAGAGAGTGAACGTTGATCAAAGGCTCAACACTCAGGATGCACATAATTGGAAGATGGCAAAGACGTGGTCAGGCACAACATCAGATAGAGCAGAGCCGCTCAAAAGATGCAGGTCCTTAGGTAACAAAAGCAATCCGATGGAACATGGTTTTGAATTCTGTTCTTCACTACCATCCGGGATTAGCAGAAAGCAGACAAAACCTAGAAGAAGACCTCATATTCGTAAAAGGCAGGCTTCTAAGGCGAAAGGATCTAGTGCTCTTCAGGACCTCTATGGCTCGGAGGGTAGTGGCTCAGGTGTGGGATCCAAAAGAAAAGGACAGGAAGCAGCAGTAGATACTCAGTTAGCAGGGAAGATGAAGGAAGCAAGGGTGATCCCGCATGAGGGATCGCCGCGATCCCAATGA
- the LOC108826204 gene encoding glutathione S-transferase U21-like: protein MSDEVILLNFWPSIFGMRTTIALEEKGVKYEYREEEDVINNKTPLLLEMNPVHKKIPVLIHNGKPVCESIIQVQYIDEIWPDKNPFLPKDPYQRAQALFWADFIEKKLCVCGRRVWTTKGEELKAANKEFLELLKILQSELGDKPYFGGNKFGFVDIVLIGFYCWFPAYEKFGNYSMESECSELMAWGKRCMQRDSVAKALPDPERIIGYVLHLKKLFGLE from the exons ATGTCGGACGAAGTAATTCTTCTCAACTTCTGGCCGAGCATATTTGGAATGAGAACGACGATTGCGTTGGAAGAGAAAGGAGTCAAGTACGAGTATAGAGAAGAAGAGGATGTCATCAATAACAAAACTCCCTTGCTTCTTGAGATGAATCCGGTTCACAAGAAAATCCCGGTTCTCATCCACAATGGTAAACCGGTTTGCGAATCTATCATACAAGTTCAGTACATAGACGAGATCTGGCCCGACAAGAATCCATTCCTCCCTAAAGATCCTTACCAGAGAGCTCAAGCTTTGTTCTGGGCTGATTTCATCGAGAAGAAG TTGTGTGTTTGTGGGAGGAGGGTTTGGACAACGAAAGGTGAAGAGCTAAAAGCAGCTAACAAGGAGTTTCTTGAACTACTCAAGATTCTACAATCTGAGCTTGGAGATAAACCTTACTTTGGTGGTAATAAATTCGGGTTTGTAGACATTGTCCTGATTGGCTTCTATTGTTGGTTTCCTGCATACGAGAAGTTTGGTAACTACAGCATGGAATCAGAGTGTTCGGAACTGATGGCTTGGGGTAAAAGGTGCATGCAGAGAGACAGTGTTGCTAAGGCTTTGCCTGATCCAGAGAGAATTATTGGATACGTTTTACATCTAAAGAAGCTATTTGGGCTCGAGTAA
- the LOC108826161 gene encoding glutathione S-transferase U21, with translation MAEEVILLNFWPSMFGMRTMIALKEKEVKYEYREEDLLNNKSALLLEMNPLYKKIPVLIHNGKPICESVIQVQYIDQIWSDKNPLLPTDPYRRAQALFWADFIEKKLYVCGRKTWATKGEELEEAKKEFIEILKTLQSELGDKPYFGGDRFGFVDIALIGFYSWFPGYQKFGNFSIEPECSKLMDWGRRCMERESVATSLPNPERVVGFILQLKKLYGVE, from the exons ATGGCTGAAGAGGTGATCCTTCTGAATTTCTGGCCGAGTATGTTTGGGATGAGGACTATGATTGCGTTGAAGGAGAAAGAAGTGAAGTACGAATACAGAGAAGAAGATCTTCTCAACAACAAGAGTGCCTTGCTTCTTGAGATGAATCCTCTTTACAAGAAGATCCCGGTTCTCATCCACAATGGTAAACCAATCTGTGAATCTGTCATACAGGTCCAGTACATAGACCAGATCTGGTCAGACAAGAACCCGTTACTCCCTACTGATCCTTACCGGAGAGCTCAAGCCTTGTTTTGGGCTGACTTCATTGAGAAGAAG TTGTATGTTTGTGGGAGGAAGACTTGGGCAACAAAAGGTGAGGAGCTAGAAGAAGCCAAAAAGGAGTTCATTGAAATACTAAAGACTCTTCAATCCGAGCTTGGAGACAAGCCTTACTTTGGTGGTGATAGATTCGGGTTTGTAGACATTGCCCTGATTGGATTCTACAGTTGGTTTCCAGGGTACCAGAAGTTTGGTAACTTCAGCATCGAACCAGAGTGTTCTAAACTGATGGATTGGGGAAGGAGGTGTATGGAGAGGGAGAGTGTAGCTACATCCTTGCCTAATCCTGAGAGAGTTGTTGGGTTCATTTTACAGCTTAAGAAGCTCTATGGGGTCGAGTAA
- the LOC108826349 gene encoding glutathione S-transferase U22-like, producing MADEVVLLDYWASPFGMRARIALREKGVKFEYREENLRDKSPLLLQMNPVHKKIPVLIHNGKPVCESMNVVQYIDEVWSNKNTILPSDPYQRAQARFWIDFIDTKVYEPADKIWFTTGEVQETAKKDFIEALKILEAELGDKPYFGGDNFGFVDIAMTGYYSWFQTFEKCANFSIEPECPTLMASAKRCFFLISLVSGQPLSQISPEEVQRPSSKDVKSLWPGFEAGWRTPQPRFHYHQATKPGSAKRCLQRKTVVDSVPGPDELFALAFKLRKEYGV from the exons ATGGCAGATGAGGTGGTCCTTCTAGACTACTGGGCGAGCCCATTCGGTATGAGAGCGAGGATCGCGCTGAGAGAGAAAGGAGTCAAGTTTGAGTACAGAGAAGAGAATCTGAGAGACAAGAGTCCATTGCTTCTCCAAATGAACCCGGTTCACAAGAAGATTCCGGTTCTGATTCATAATGGTAAACCGGTCTGTGAATCCATGAACGTGGTTCAGTACATAGACGAGGTATGGTCTAACAAAAACACTATCCTCCCTTCTGATCCATACCAGAGAGCTCAAGCCAGATTCTGGATCGATTTCATCGACACCAAG GTGTACGAGCCAGCTGATAAGATATGGTTTACAACAGGTGAGGTACAAGAGACGGCCAAGAAAGACTTTATTGAAGCACTCAAGATTCTTGAAGCTGAGCTTGGAGATAAACCCTACTTTGGTGGTGATAACTTTGGGTTCGTAGACATTGCCATGACTGGTTATTACAGCTGGTTCCAAACATTTGAGAAGTGCGCTAACTTCAGCATCGAACCAGAGTGTCCAACACTGATGGCTTCAGCCaagagatgtttttttttgatatctctggtgtctgggcagccactttcccaaatatcccccgaagaggtccagcgccccagcagtaaggatgttaaatcgctgtggccgggtttcgaagctgggtggcggacacctcagccgaggttccattaccaccaggctacgaagcccggttcAGCCAAGAGATGTTTGCAGAGAAAAACAGTGGTCGACTCTGTACCTGGCCCTGACGAGCTCTTTGCCTTAGCCTTTAAACTTAGGAAGGAGTATGGCGTCTGA
- the LOC108824480 gene encoding VQ motif-containing protein 9 gives MMDKSCNSSGDSPAVSATSTGNNNTGNNNNRDNHYLRQLNKLSHKISKPTSSSSSSASFSAAAVNQETDHQPQQQINHGNLHQHQPPVYNINKNDFRDVVQKLTGSPAHERISASPQQPVHHPKAHQSSRLHRIRPPPLAPPGLLNNALIPNWSGGYVPRPTAPLSPLPPLPPVHAAAESPVSSYMRYLQNSMFAVESNHRKEFSPLAPLVSPRWYQQQQQQQENAPPQQNNGRPPHPPPPPQGTVSSQAAPTSGCLSSPKSPYGLLSPSLLLSPTSGQLGFPVSPTTVPLPSPTYKGH, from the coding sequence ATGATGGATAAGAGCTGTAACTCCTCCGGCGATTCTCCCGCCGTATCAGCCACTAGCACCGGTAACAACAATACagggaacaacaacaacagagaCAATCATTACCTAAGACAACTCAACAAGCTCTCTCATAAGATATCAAAAccaacctcctcctcctcctcctcagctTCCTTCTCCGCCGCCGCCGTGAATCAAGAAACTGATCACCAACCGCAGCAACAGATCAACCACGGGAATCTCCACCAGCACCAGCCTCCCGTTTACAACATCAACAAGAACGACTTCAGAGACGTCGTCCAGAAACTCACCGGCTCTCCCGCTCACGAGCGGATCTCCGCATCTCCTCAGCAGCCGGTTCACCACCCCAAGGCTCACCAGAGCTCGCGTCTCCACAGGATCCGTCCTCCTCCGCTCGCTCCTCCCGGTCTGCTGAACAACGCTCTCATCCCTAACTGGAGCGGCGGATACGTCCCCAGACCGACGGCGCCGCTCTCTCCTCTCCCGCCGCTTCCTCCGGTTCACGCGGCGGCGGAATCTCCGGTGTCGTCCTACATGCGGTACCTCCAGAACTCGATGTTCGCGGTCGAATCGAATCATCGGAAGGAGTTCTCGCCTCTGGCTCCTCTGGTGTCGCCTCGGTGGtaccaacagcagcagcagcagcaggaaAACGCTCCGCCGCAGCAGAACAACGGTCGTCCTCcgcatcctcctcctcctcctcaggGAACGGTCTCGTCGCAGGCTGCGCCGACATCGGGGTGTTTGAGTTCGCCTAAATCGCCGTACGGATTGCTCTCGCCGAGCTTGCTTCTATCGCCGACGTCAGGTCAGTTAGGGTTTCCGGTATCGCCGACGACGGTGCCGCTTCCTAGCCCTACATACAAAGGTCACTGA
- the LOC108828432 gene encoding 14-3-3-like protein GF14 omega — protein sequence MAVSAREEFVYMAKLAEQAERYEEMVEFMEKVSAAVDGDELTVEERNLLSVAYKNVIGARRASWRIISSIEQKEESRGNDDHVKAIRDYRGKIETELSGICDGILKLLDDRLVPAAGSGDSKVFYLKMKGDYHRYLAEFKTGQERKDAAENTLSAYKSAQDIANAELAPTHPIRLGLALNFSVFYYEILNSPDRACSLAKQAFDDAIAELDTLGEESYKDSTLIMQLLRDNLTLWTSDMQDDDAGEEIKEASAPKPTEEQ from the exons ATGGCGGTTTCTGCGCGGGAGGAGTTCGTGTACATGGCCAAGCTCGCGGAGCAAGCCGAGCGGTACGAGGAGATGGTGGAGTTCATGGAGAAAGTCTCCGCGGCCGTGGACGGCGACGAGCTCACCGTGGAGGAGCGAAACCTCCTCTCCGTCGCGTACAAGAACGTGATCGGCGCACGGCGGGCCTCGTGGCGGATCATCTCCTCGATCGAGCAGAAGGAGGAGAGCCGCGGCAACGACGACCACGTCAAGGCGATCCGTGACTACAGGGGGAAGATCGAGACGGAGCTCTCCGGGATCTGCGACGGGATCCTCAAGCTCCTCGACGACAGGCTCGTCCCTGCCGCAGGCTCGGGAGATTCGAAGGTGTTTTATCTGAAGATGAAGGGGGATTACCATAGGTACTTGGCTGAGTTTAAGACTGGTCAGGAGAGGAAAGACGCTGCTGAGAATACTCTCTCTGCTTATAAGTCTGCTCAG GATATTGCAAATGCAGAGTTAGCTCCAACTCACCCGATTCGTCTTGGTCTGGCATTGAACTTCTCTGTGTTCTACTACGAGATCCTTAACTCTCCTGATCGTGCCTGCAGCCTCGCCAAACAG GCTTTTGATGACGCGATAGCAGAGTTGGACACTCTAGGTGAAGAGTCGTACAAAGACAGCACCTTGATCATGCAGCTTCTCCGTGACAACCTCACTCTCTGGACATCCGACATGCAG GATGATGATGCTGGGGAGGAGATCAAGGAAGCATCAGCTCCAAAGCCAACAGAGGAACAGTAG
- the LOC108828091 gene encoding lysine-specific demethylase JMJ21, giving the protein MDGETTAFRQRDRRPEALGALSVLPDETICVLLEYLAPRDIAHLACVSSVMYILCNEEPLWMSLCLRKAKGPLDYKGSWKNTTLHLEGVTRDNDTKPLHFDGFNSLYLYKRFYRCNASLDGFSFDDGNVERRRDISLDEFTKEYDAKKPVLLSGLADSWPASSTWTIDQLSEKYGEVPFRISQRSPNKISMKFKDYISYMKLQRDEDPLYVFDDRFGEAAPELLKDYSVPYLFQEDWFEILDKENRPPYRWLIVGPERSGASWHVDPALTSAWNTLLCGRKRWALYPPGKVPLGVTVHVNEDDGDVSIDTPSSLQWWLDYYPLLADEDKPIECTLLAGETIYVPSGWWHCILNLEPTVAVTQNFVNKENFGFVCLDMAPGYQHKGVCRAGLLALDDGNSEEMEEETHDEDDSTLSYSDLTRKEKRVRMNGEGETENHEEDANGVSKRYNMWKNGFSYDIDSLSKFLDKERDHYNFPWSMGNSVGQREMRGWLSKLWVLKPELRTLIWKGACIALNAEKWLRCLEEVCTFHNLPSVTEDEKLPVGTGSNPVYLFSDYAVKLFVEGGLEQSMYGLGTELEFYDILGRANSPLKSHIPDVLASGILYLEKGSYKVIPWDGKRIPDILTSSNLDFDASMLNSEFPFGIWNKTLLQHRNKGKPPAHDSFGSLSSHVWPYIITQRCKGKIFAQLRDDLTWSDAQNLATFLGQQLRNLHQLPYPPVTRPELLNANDAHEELKIPPEWKVFVDDLCQKKKDVTSRLENWGNPIPKALMNKIDEYMPDEFFVDLLHVFKDTDVGDETKPCTWIHSDVMDDNIHMEPCAADDSVDGQHNSWRPGHILDFSDLSIGDPIFDLIPIHLDVFRGDTDLFKKLLESYGLPLIRSKSAAADGTRKKVLSPSYRTMCYCLLHEDNVLGAMFSIWDELRTAESWEQVELTVWSLLNSY; this is encoded by the exons ATGGACGGCGAAACGACGGCGTTTCGACAGAGAGATCGGCGTCCAGAGGCGCTCGGCGCTCTCAGCGTCCTCCCAGACGAAACCATATGCGTCCTCCTCGAGTACCTTGCTCCACGAGACATCGCTCACCTCGCTTGCGTCAGCAG TGTCATGTACATTCTATGCAACGAAGAGCCTCTATGGATGAGCTTATGCCTCAGAAAAGCAAAAGGTCCTCTCGACTACAAAGGCTCCTGGAAAAACACCACACTGCATCT AGAAGGAGTTACTCGAGATAATGATACAAAGCCTTTGCATTTTGATG GGTTCAATTCGTTGTACTTGTATAAACGATTCTATAGGTGTAATGCGTCTCTTGACGGCTTCTCTTTTGATGATGGGAATGTCGAACGTAGGAGAGACATCTCCTTGGATGAGTTTACCAAGGAATACGACGCTAAGAAACCT GTTTTGCTGTCTGGTCTTGCTGATTCTTGGCCAGCTAGCAGTACATGGACAATTGACCAGTTATCAGAGAAATATGGTGAAGTCCCGTTTAGAATCTCTCAGCGGAGTCCGAACAAGATTTCTATGAAGTTCAAGGATTACATCTCGTATATGAAACTCCAGAGGGATGAAGATCCTCTTTACGTTTTCGATGACAGG TTTGGGGAAGCTGCTCCTGAGTTGTTGAAAGACTATAGTGTGCCTTATTTGTTTCAAGAAGATTGGTTTGAGATTTTAGACAAAGAGAACCGTCCGCCATACAGATGGCTTATAGTTGGTCCGGAGAGGTCTGGTGCATCTTGGCATGTTGATCCAGCTCTTACCAGCGCCTGGAACACCCTGCTTTGCGGTCGGAAAAg gTGGGCGTTGTATCCCCCTGGAAAAGTGCCTCTAGGTGTTACAGTCCATGTCAATGAAGATGACGGTGACGTCAGCATCGACACCCCCTCTTCTCTGCAG TGGTGGTTAGACTATTATCCTCTCCTAGCCGACGAAGACAAACCCATTGAGTGCACACTACTAGCTGGCGAAACGATTTATGTTCCAAGTGGTTGGTGGCACTGTATCCTCAATCTTGAACCAACAGTGGCCGTTACCCAGAATTTTGTGAACAAAGAAAACTTTGGGTTCGTGTGTTTGGACATGGCGCCTGGGTACCAGCACAAAGGGGTGTGTCGTGCTGGGCTCCTTGCTCTTGACGATGGAAACTCTGAAGAGATGGAAGAAGAAACACACGATGAGGACGACAGTACTCTGAGCTATTCTGACCTTACCAGGAAAGAGAAGAGGGTCCGTATGAACGGAGAGGGAGAGACTGAAAACCACGAAGAGGATGCCAATGGAGTCTCAAAGAGATACAATATGTGGAAGAATGGATTCTCTTATGATATCGATTCTTTGTCGAAGTTTCTTGATAAAGAAAGAGACCATTACAATTTTCCATGGTCTATGGGGAACTCTGTAGGTCAACGAGAAATGAGGGGCTGGCTATCCAAGCTTTGGGTTCTAAAGCCGGAGTTGAGAACCTTAATATGGAAG GGAGCATGCATTGCTTTAAACGCTGAGAAATGGTTGCGATGTCTAGAGGAAGTATGTACTTTCCACAACTTGCCGTCGGTTACGGAAGATGAAAAGCTTCCAGTTGGAACTGGCAGCAATCCT GTTTATCTGTTCTCCGACTATGCGGTAAAACTGTTTGTGGAAGGAGGGTTGGAACAGTCTATGTACGGTCTTGGCACTGAG CTGGAGTTTTATGACATTCTTGGCCGGGCTAATTCTCCTTTGAAAAGCCATATCCCTGATGTTCTAGCAAGCGGGATTCTTTACTTGGAAAAAGGATCTTACAAAGTTATCCCTTGGGATGGCAAGAGAATCCCAGACATTCTCACTAGCTCCAATCTCGATTTTGATGCATCAATGTTGAACAGCGAGTTCCCATTTGGTATTTGGAACAAAACGCTACTTCAACATAGGAACAAGGGGAAGCCTCCAGCACACGATTCTTTCGGTTCATTGAGTTCACATGTTTGGCCCTATATTATAACACAGAGATGCAAAGGGAAGATATTTGCTCAACT AAGAGATGACCTGACATGGAGCGACGCTCAGAACTTGGCTACCTTTTTGGGACAACAACTACGCAACCTTCACCAACTGCCATATCCTCCAGTCACACGTCCTGAGTTATTGAATGCAAACGATGCTCATGAGGAGTTGAAGATTCCTCCAGAATGGAAAGTCTTCGTCGATGATCTGTGCCAAAAGAAGAAGGACGTCACTAGTCGTCTGGAGAACTG GGGAAATCCTATTCCTAAGGCTTTGATGAACAAAATAGACGAATACATGCCTGATGAGTTCTTTGTGGATTTGCTCCATGTTTTCAAG GACACAGATGTTGGAGACGAAACCAAGCCCTGCACCTGGATACACTCGGACGTCATGGACGACAACATCCACATGGAACCATGCGCAGCTGATGATTCTGTTGATGGCCAACACAACTCATGGCGTCCCGGTCATATTCTTGACTTCAGCGATTTATCCATAG GGGATCCCATCTTCGATTTGATACCAATACACTTGGACGTGTTCAGAGGAGACACTGATCTTTTCAAGAAGCTTCTAGAGAGCTACGGCCTTCCTTTAATCAGAAGTAAATCGGCGGCAGCAGACGGTACGAGGAAGAAAGTACTGTCTCCTTCCTACCGCACAAT GTGTTATTGTTTATTGCATGAAGACAATGTGTTGGGTGCAATGTTCAGTATCTGGGATGAACTTCGGACAGCTGAATCATGGGAACAGGTTGAACTCACTGTTTGGAGTCTACTCAACTCGTACTAG
- the LOC108824142 gene encoding phospho-2-dehydro-3-deoxyheptonate aldolase 1, chloroplastic, giving the protein MALINGGLNLPSTKSAIHHRKPVTPSASRPAFLRISAVTDPKNGPKWSPETWKAKKALQQPEYPDQKELNSVLQTIEAFPPLVFAGEARLLEERLGQAAKGEAFLLQGGDCAESFKEFNADNIRDTFRIILQMGAVLMFGGQVPVIKVGRMAGQFAKPRSDSFEERDGVKLPSYRGDNINGDAFDAKSRIPDPQRMVSAYRQSAGTLNLLRAFATGGYAAMQRVTQWNLDFAEHSEQGDRYRELANRVDEALGFMHAAGLTLDHPIMQTTGFWTSHECLLLPYEQSLTRLDSTSGLYYDCSAHMVWVGERTRQLDGAHVEFLRGIANPLGIKVSNKMDPAELVKLIEILNPNNKPGRITIITRMGAENMRVKLPHLIRAVRGAGQIVTWVSDPMHGNTIKAPCGLKTRPFDSILAEVRAFFDVHDQEGSHPGGIHLEMTGQNVTECIGGSRTVTFDDLSSRYHTHCDPRLNASQSLELAFVIAERLRKRRIKSQQAFAV; this is encoded by the exons ATGGCACTCATTAACGGCGGCTTGAATCTTCCATCTACCAAATCTGCAATCCACCACCGTAAACCGGTGACTCCCTCCGCCTCTAGACCGGCATTCCTACGAATCTCCGCCGTTACCGATCCGAAGAACGGACCTAAATGGTCTCCGGAGACATGGAAGGCGAAGAAGGCGTTGCAGCAGCCGGAGTACCCGGATCAGAAGGAGCTGAACTCGGTCCTCCAGACGATCGAAGCCTTCCCGCCGCTCGTGTTCGCCGGGGAGGCTAGGCTGCTGGAGGAGAGGCTAGGTCAAGCCGCAAAGGGAGAAGCGTTTCTGCTGCAGGGAGGTGATTGTGCTGAGAGCTTCAAGGAGTTCAACGCTGACAACATCCGTGACACGTTCAGGATCATTCTCCAGATGGGTGCGGTTTTGATGTTCGGCGGTCAGGTTCCGGTTATCAAG GTTGGAAGAATGGCTGGTCAATTTGCTAAGCCGAGATCAGACTCGTTTGAGGAGAGAGATGGCGTGAAGCTGCCTAGTTACAGAGGAGACAACATTAACGGCGATGCCTTTGATGCCAAGTCAAGGATCCCTGATCCACAGAGGATGGTTAGTGCCTATCGCCAATCTGCAGGCACTTTGAATCTGCTTAGAGCCTTTGCCACTGGTGGCTACGCTGCTATGCAGAGAGTAACTCAGTGGAATCTTGATTTTGCTGAGCATAGCGAGCAAGGAGACAG gTACCGTGAACTTGCTAACCGGGTTGATGAGGCACTTGGGTTCATGCACGCTGCTGGGCTAACGCTTGATCATCCTATAATGCAAACGACAGGCTTCTGGACATCTCATGAGTGTTTGCTCTTGCCTTACGAACAATCACTGACCAGACTAGACTCTACCTCTGGTCTCTACTATGATTGTTCTGCCCATATGGTCTGGGTTGGAGAGCGTACCAGACAGCTTGATGGTGCCCATGTTGAGTTCCTTAGAGGCATTGCGAATCCACTCGGTATTAAA GTGAGTAACAAGATGGACCCGGCCGAGCTGGTGAAGCTGATCGAGATCCTGAACCCTAATAATAAACCGGGGAGGATAACGATAATCACAAGAATGGGTGCGGAGAATATGCGTGTGAAACTCCCTCATCTAATTAGAGCGGTTCGTGGGGCTGGACAGATTGTGACATGGGTTAGTGATCCTATGCATGGTAACACCATCAAGGCTCCTTGCGGTCTTAAAACTCGTCCCTTTGACTCCATCCTG GCGGAAGTGAGAGCGTTCTTCGACGTGCACGACCAAGAAGGAAGCCATCCAGGTGGTATACACTTGGAGATGACAGGACAGAACGTGACCGAGTGTATCGGTGGGTCACGCACAGTGACCTTTGACGACTTGAGTTCACGTTACCACACGCACTGTGACCCACGCCTCAATGCGTCACAGTCCCTTGAGCTGGCCTTCGTCATTGCGGAACGGCTTAGAAAGAGACGGATCAAGTCCCAACAAGCTTTTGCTGTCTAG